The Oreochromis niloticus isolate F11D_XX linkage group LG15, O_niloticus_UMD_NMBU, whole genome shotgun sequence genome includes a region encoding these proteins:
- the sec63 gene encoding translocation protein SEC63 homolog, with amino-acid sequence MAGQQFQYDDSGNTFFYFLTSFVGLIVIPATYYLWPRDQNAEQLRLKSLRRVHGRCLWYRLRLMKSQQSIVPTLKKAALLFGWLVFLLLAYKVSKLDREYQEYNPYEVLSLDPGASLSEIKKQYRVLSLKYHPDKGGDEATFMRIAKAYAALTNEQSRQNWEMYGNPDGPGATSFGIALPAWIVDQKNSMLVLLVYGLAFMVILPVVVGTWWYRSIRYSGDQILINTTQLFMHFMCKTPNMNMKRLVMVLTAALEFDPRNNKEATIRPTDNVEVPQLIRELGNINVKKKEPPFYYPYSLKARVLVLAHLARMDVSEELEEDQRFVVKKTPALLQEMINVGCQLIFMANSRGFSAPRLVTIENCMKLTQMIVQGLKESKSPLLQLPHFEEEHLRYCISKKYKVRTLQDLVSLKDSDRRNMLRFLGEEKYDEVMAVLGSFPHITMDIKLQVLDDEDSSNITAGSIVTVTVTLNRKRMVDVFEQEQEPVPCQGDEAATTEEAQGDTSKAKTKVWQNKNKGAKKTAKSKKKKLTKKKPTPAPAKNKQANGTVAGNEVTTTTTTTVATVATKEEDDDGSDKGSESDEGEANKDSPSERDEDSDKQSDTEVDEMAGDDEEEWEALQQSIQRRERALLETKSKVTHPVYSLYFPEEKQEWWWLYIADRREHTLVSMPCHVCTLKDTEEVELKFSAPSKTGNYQYSVILRSDSYLGLDQIKPLKLEVHEAKAMLDNHPQWDIPDTEEEDEEQEDSDGIEESEDDDEDND; translated from the exons ATGGCCGGGCAACAGTTCCAGTACGATGACAGCGGCAATACCTTTTTCTATTTCCTAACGTCCTTCGTCGGACTTATTGTGATCCCAGCCACATATTACCTCTGGCCCCGGGATCAAAATGCTG AACAACTGCGCCTAAAGAGCCTGCGGAGGGTGCACGGCAGGTGTCTGTGGTATCGGCTCAGGCTGATGAAGTCGCAGCAGAGCATCGTGCCAACACTAAA GAAAGCAGCCTTGTTATTTGGGTGGcttgtgtttctgctgctggCCTACAAGGTGTCCAAGCTGGACAGAGAGTACCAGGAGTATAATCCATATGAAGTCCTCAGCTTGGACccg GGTGCATCGCTGTCAGAAATCAAGAAGCAGTACCGTGTACTGTCACTCAAGTATCACCCCGACAAAGGTGGCGATGAGGCCACATTCATGAGAATTGCTAAGGCCTATGCTGC TCTAACCAATGAACAGTCAAGGCAGAATTGGGAAATGTATGGAAACCCTGACGGTCCAGGAG CAACCAGCTTTGGCATTGCCCTGCCTGCCTGGATTGTTGACCAGAAGAACTCAATGCTG gTGCTGTTGGTGTATGGGCTTGCCTTTATGGTTATCCTTCCTGTTGTTGTG GGGACATGGTGGTACCGCTCAATCCGATACAGTGGAGATCAGATCCTCATCAACACTACCCAGCTCTTTATGCATTTCATGTGCAAGACACCGAATATGAACATGAAAC GGTTAGTCATGGTGTTGACGGCAGCACTCGAATTTGATCCTCGCAACAATAAGGAAGCAACTATACGACCCACAGACAACGTTGAAGTGCCGCAG TTGATCCGTGAATTAGGAAATATCAACGTGAAGAAGAAGGAGCCTCCGTTTTACTATCCCTACAGTCTGAAGGCTAGGGTGTTGGTGTTAGCTCACTTGGCCCGCATGGACGTGTCTGAGGAATTAGAGGAAG ATCAGAGGTTTGTGGTGAAAAAGACTCCAGCACTTCTACAGGAGATGATCAACGTGGGCTGTCAGCTTATTTTTATGGCCAACAGCAGAG GTTTCAGTGCTCCTCGCTTGGTGACCATAGAGAACTGTATGAAACTGACCCAGATGATAGTGCAGGGCCTGAAGGAGTCAAAGTCGCCGCTGCTGCAGCTGCCTCACTTTGAAGAGGAGCACCTCCGATACTGCATTTCTAAAAAG TATAAGGTGCGAACCCTCCAGGACTTGGTGAGCCTGAAGGACTCCGACAGACGAAACATGCTGCGTTTCCTTGGAGAGGAGAAGTACGACGAGGTCATGGCTGTGCTGGGCAGCTTCCCTCACATCACCATGGATATCAAACTGCAGG tcCTTGATGATGAAGACAGTAGTAACATCACGGCAGGCTCAATCGTCACAGTAACCGTCACCTTAAACAGGAAACGGATGGTG GACGTGTTTGAACAAGAACAAGAGCCAGTGCCGTGTCAAGGAGATGAGGCTGCCACTACAGAGGAAGCA CAAGGAGACACAAGTAAAGCCAAAACCAAAGTGTGGCAGAACAAGAATAAAGGGGCTAAAAAGACAGCCAAGTCCAAGAAGAAAAAGTTAACCAAGAAGAAACCCACTCCTGCTCCTGCCAAAAACAAGCAGGCCAATGGCACCGTGGCAGGAAAT GAAGTCACAACAACGACGACAACGACAGTAGCAACTGTGGCGACAAAGGAGGAAGATGATGATGGGTCAGACAAAGGCAGCGAGTCAGATGAGGGCGAAGCCAACAAGGACTCCCCGAGCGAAAGAGACGAAGACAGCGACAAACAGAGCGACACAGAAGTCGACGAGATGGCCGGCGACGACGAGGAG GAGTGGGAGGCGTTGCAACAAAGCATCCAGCGGCGAGAGCGGGCCCTGCTAGAAACCAAGTCAAAGGTGACACACCCGGTCTACAGTCTCTACTTCCCAGAGGAGAAGCAGGAGTGGTGGTGGCTCTACATTGCTGACCGCCGAGAGCATACCCTCGTCTCCATGCCCTGTCACGTGTGCACGCTAAAAGACACAGAAGAG GTGGAGCTGAAGTTTTCAGCCCCCTCCAAAACGGGCAACTACCAATATTCTGTTATCCTTCGTTCTGATTCCTACCTGGGACTGGACCAGATCAAACCACtcaag ttGGAGGTCCACGAGGCCAAGGCCATGCTGGACAACCACCCGCAGTGGGACATCCCCgacacagaggaggaggacgaggagcaaGAGGACAGCGACGGCATCGAGGAGAGTGAAGATGACGACGAGGACAACGACTGA
- the iyd gene encoding iodotyrosine deiodinase, with translation MALLSVFTPVLAVVLCLVIGFVLVKSWDTETTSTSPGKSKGATKGEKRPWLDQDLQDDTEITAKEDDDDADDDWGDSAEEENLTQLPYSPQRYPEETMLQRSKEFYTLMNQRRSVRFISPEPVPREVIDNVIHTAGTAPSGAHTEPWTFVVVSDPDIKHQIRLIVEEEEEMNYRQRMGEKWVQDLAKFRTNWIKEYLDVAPYLILIFKQTYGILPNGKKKTHYYNEISVSISCGILLAALQNVGLVTVTSTPLNCGPKLRLLLKRPANEKLLMLLPVGYPATDATVPDLKRKHLDDILVHV, from the exons ATGGCCCTCCTGTCCGTGTTCACGCCTGTTCTGGCGGTGGTTTTATGCCTGGTGATAGGCTTCGTGCTGGTGAAATCATGGGACACAGAGACCACTTCCACATCTCCAGGCAAAAGTAAAGGGGCGACAAAAGGGGAGAAAAGACCATGGCTGGACCAGGACTTACAGGACGATACAGAAATCACAGCAAAAGAAGACG atgatgatgctgatgatgaTTGGGGGGACAGCGCTGAGGAGGAGAACCTCACACAACTGCCTTATTCACCGCAGCGATACCCTGAGGAGACAATGCTGCAAAGATCCAAGGAGTTTTACACTTTGATGAACCAGCGGAGGTCTGTCCGATTCATCAGCCCGGAGCCTGTCCCACGGGAAGTCATCGATAATGTCATCCACACTGCAG GTACAGCACCTAGTGGAGCACATACAGAACCCTGGACGTTCGTTGTGGTTTCAGATCCAGATATAAAACATCAGATTAGGCTGATAGtcgaagaggaggaggagatgaactACCGCCAGAGGATGGGGGAAAAATGGGTTCAGGATTTGGCCAAATTTAG GACAAATTGGATTAAGGAGTACTTGGATGTTGCTCCATATCTGATCCTCATCTTTAAACAGACCTACGGGATTCTCCCAAATGGCAAGAAGAAGACGCACTACTACAACGAAATCAGCGTGTCCATATCCTGTGGGATCCTCCTGGCTGCATTACAG AACGTGGGTCTTGTTACCGTCACATCTACGCCCCTCAACTGCGGCCCCAAACTCAGGCTCCTACTTAAACGCCCGGCGAACGAGAAGCTGCTGATGCTACTTCCTGTTGGTTATCCTGCCACTGATGCTACTGTGCCTGACTTGAAACGCAAGCATCTGGATGATATTTTGGTGCACGTGTGA